A DNA window from Rhipicephalus sanguineus isolate Rsan-2018 chromosome 8, BIME_Rsan_1.4, whole genome shotgun sequence contains the following coding sequences:
- the LOC119403268 gene encoding uncharacterized protein LOC119403268: MTVSCVSILIHGAAFLPVQCQVLRTNHPPPFNFSSGIVRLIIKSYTDELIRDLGDSPALRLSESQAEFLRQRLGRLYEHVRRHPALHQRYLWVGRDRPVASPDEPPLASPARFETASTVSKRGDSRQERSSPPQVPQGGERGSVRGVKRTPPETPIAPLSEEICRTSTAWERLNETVDSFGNAVEVVQDEAFPQWVFSYRCASQGTPCVGIDAMYNSECTERSGFMILYHRKSGSANDSLPSWGAVEVPHHCTCKITPKVIAER, translated from the exons ATGACCGTGAGTTGTGTTTCCATTTTGATACACGGTGCAGCTTTCCTACCTGTCCAATGTCAGGTATTGAGAACCAACCATCCTCCGCCCTTCAACTTCAGCAGCGGCATCGTGCGGCTCATTATCAAAT CGTACACCGATGAGCTGATCCGGGACCTTGGCGACAGTCCCGCGCTGCGACTGAGCGAGTCGCAGGCAGAGTTCCTGCGCCAGCGGCTGGGACGCCTCTACGAGCACGTGCGCCGCCACCCGGCTCTCCACCAGCGCTACCTgtgggtgggacgggacaggccAGTGGCCAGCCCCGACGAGCCACCCTTGGCGTCGCCTGCCAGATTCGAGACC GCTTCTACAGTGAGCAAGCGTGGAGACAGCCGCCAGGAGCGGTCGTCGCCCCCACAGGTGCCCCAGGGCGGCGAGCGTGGCAGCGTGCGGGGCGTGAAGAGGACCCCTCCGGAGACGCCGATAGCGCCCCTGTCGGAGGAGATATGCCGCACGAGCACCGCCTGGGAGCGGCTCAACGAGACGGTCGATTCGTTCGGCAACGCCGTAGAAGTGGTCCAGGACGAGGCCTTTCCCCAGTGGGTCTTCTCGTACCGCTGCGCCTCGCAGGGCACGCCCTGCGTCGGCATTGACGCTAT GTACAATAGCGAGTGCACCGAGCGCTCGGGCTTCATGATCCTGTACCACCGAAAGAGTGGCTCCGCCAACGACAGCCTGCCATCGTGGGGGGCCGTTGAGGTGCCGCATCACTGCACCTGCAAGATCACACCCAAGGTCATCGCCGAGCGTTGA